The following coding sequences are from one Shewanella eurypsychrophilus window:
- a CDS encoding patatin-like phospholipase family protein, which produces MPKVLANPIEDDSPLSLIDAETSPHLKVGLALSGGGAKGAAHVGVLRYLEANNIAIDYIAGTSIGAYVGGLYALGYSADDIEHIMLNLDWTSGFNDTVPRRALNHHDKQDTDRFNLPFEFGSIDGVILLPQGVLRGQTMANLYILSAGVVPNQNSFDDLAIPFKAIATDIATGEIVILDSGNLLTAMQASASVPGILQPVEINGQYLVDGGMVSNMPADTVRKMGADIVIAIDIGSDLAPKEELQDSFAILGQLSTMMTRANAVSQIDRLQPQDILIRPDISQLGTTDFNSMPLGFKEGELAAKAHKDQLFKLKSTAQHFSQYQAGRLAYKQALFTFQQQAIDVVSVINNTSTKTEKIVNTLAVKAGDSINARSLVDAIDRVYSLNTFERVNAEVVSTADEGKELLVTTKEKSWGPNFFDIGFSWEEDFSDISDLKLDLLYSMHNVADTGGQLRFELSSGRKKQLATEYRLPLDPLGHYYWKSRYQYSKEEQLYFWDNQGSLKTLIKSHKISTSLGINVTNDMIIELGISAETGDVIGPSILDLEIDYETYSSFAIMSYDTLDSYSFPSEGTRVYFKGGYNKDKLNQYTLPIIGDVFGDDSLFNYEFSLKHALSFEQHTFINKVEVSGTNSDNVSLIHTHKLGGFLNLSGLHKDALVGSQLVYGSLVYQYRIDWQGFGGMRMPIYLGSSVEAGNVWQYKSERCLDDLIYAASIFVGVESEFGPAVLGFGMNDLHHKTFYLTIGKTF; this is translated from the coding sequence GTGCCTAAGGTACTAGCAAACCCCATTGAGGACGACTCCCCTCTATCACTAATAGACGCTGAAACCTCCCCTCACCTTAAAGTCGGTCTAGCGCTAAGCGGTGGAGGGGCAAAAGGAGCAGCTCATGTTGGTGTATTACGCTATTTAGAGGCGAATAATATTGCCATCGATTATATTGCCGGCACCAGTATTGGCGCATATGTAGGCGGCCTCTACGCACTTGGGTACAGCGCTGACGATATTGAGCACATCATGCTCAACCTTGATTGGACCAGTGGATTTAATGACACCGTCCCACGTCGCGCATTAAATCACCATGATAAGCAGGATACAGATCGCTTTAATTTGCCGTTTGAATTTGGTTCTATCGATGGTGTTATCCTACTTCCACAAGGAGTTCTGCGTGGCCAAACGATGGCAAACCTTTACATATTATCGGCAGGTGTCGTACCAAACCAAAACTCATTTGACGATCTCGCGATCCCATTTAAAGCCATTGCTACTGATATTGCCACTGGTGAAATTGTTATTTTAGACTCAGGTAATTTACTGACTGCAATGCAAGCTTCAGCCTCTGTTCCTGGTATCTTGCAGCCTGTGGAAATCAATGGCCAATATTTAGTTGATGGTGGAATGGTAAGTAATATGCCCGCAGATACCGTTCGAAAAATGGGTGCCGATATTGTCATTGCTATTGATATCGGTTCAGATCTTGCGCCAAAAGAGGAGCTGCAAGATAGCTTTGCTATTCTTGGGCAGCTATCCACCATGATGACTCGCGCAAATGCCGTCAGCCAAATAGACAGATTACAACCTCAGGATATTCTTATTCGTCCTGATATTAGTCAATTGGGTACCACAGACTTTAACAGCATGCCGCTGGGATTTAAGGAAGGAGAGTTAGCTGCAAAGGCTCATAAAGATCAACTATTCAAGCTTAAGAGTACAGCCCAGCATTTTTCTCAATATCAAGCTGGGCGTCTAGCCTACAAGCAAGCTCTGTTTACGTTTCAGCAGCAAGCTATCGACGTAGTCTCTGTCATCAATAATACCAGTACTAAAACTGAAAAAATTGTAAACACCCTCGCTGTCAAAGCAGGTGATAGCATCAATGCTAGATCATTAGTCGATGCTATTGACCGTGTTTATTCGCTCAACACCTTCGAGCGAGTGAACGCTGAAGTAGTGAGTACTGCTGATGAAGGAAAGGAATTACTTGTTACAACAAAAGAAAAAAGCTGGGGGCCTAACTTTTTTGACATAGGTTTTTCATGGGAGGAGGATTTCAGCGACATTTCCGATCTTAAACTCGATCTGCTCTATAGTATGCATAACGTTGCAGATACAGGTGGCCAATTGCGCTTCGAACTTTCTTCTGGTAGAAAAAAACAACTAGCCACTGAATACCGACTACCACTTGATCCTTTGGGTCACTATTATTGGAAATCTCGCTATCAGTACTCGAAAGAGGAGCAACTCTACTTCTGGGACAATCAAGGTAGTCTAAAAACACTGATAAAGTCTCATAAAATAAGTACATCTCTCGGTATAAACGTGACAAACGACATGATCATTGAACTTGGAATTTCAGCAGAAACAGGTGATGTCATCGGCCCTTCAATCCTCGACCTTGAGATAGATTACGAGACCTATTCAAGTTTTGCCATTATGAGTTATGACACCTTAGACAGTTATAGCTTTCCTAGCGAAGGAACTCGAGTTTATTTCAAAGGAGGCTACAACAAAGATAAATTAAATCAATATACCCTGCCTATTATTGGCGACGTATTCGGTGATGATAGCCTGTTTAATTACGAGTTTTCGCTTAAGCATGCGCTAAGTTTTGAGCAGCATACTTTTATTAATAAAGTTGAAGTCAGCGGTACAAATAGCGACAACGTGAGCTTAATCCATACTCATAAACTGGGTGGATTTCTCAATTTATCTGGTTTACACAAAGATGCCTTAGTTGGATCGCAATTAGTCTATGGCTCACTGGTGTACCAATACCGTATCGATTGGCAAGGTTTTGGGGGAATGCGCATGCCTATCTATCTAGGATCATCTGTTGAAGCTGGCAATGTTTGGCAATATAAGAGTGAGCGATGCTTGGATGATCTCATTTATGCCGCCAGCATTTTTGTCGGGGTGGAATCAGAATTTGGTCCCGCAGTATTGGGCTTTGGTATGAATGACCTACACCACAAAACGTTTTACCTCACCATAGGTAAAACGTTTTAA
- a CDS encoding DUF3413 domain-containing protein, whose product MVERKKEMSRDRVSRLVSWGHWFAFFNGFLAMIVGVRYLDTVGYPETWLGWGYLAISTIGHFSFLAFIVYLVLIFPVTLLLPYSKILRGYAAAVATFSLCILLYDTIIFDDYGLHLSPFVFDLAWADLNALLRATSYIITPLGIIAIELIAANFLWKRIEKIHKVHCGNKVVAFVGLCFISSHIIHVWADAADIKEITRLDDTYPLSYPATARSFMESHGIDSSKQSRHSSSLRSSLIYPHRPLQCTNTNETKPNVLLLTIDSLRADMVDDKTMPFLSQYGDNNQKFNHHLSGGNQFNSGMFSLLYGLQGSYINSSGLSQTSPVMTQTFKQQGYQLGLFSGENINKMPQAIFDDFEQVLSAHNNSDAAQDIQSITQFQGWQSEQKAPWFGLINLKAPDSYDTPIGFLGIETVQSEQKLKPAQRVLFNQYRQSLNFIDQQIEKVISSLPKETFVIITGVSGKLFTSNPNEARSNISPANVQVPLIIHWPQVPAKNINYRTSHYGLVPTLMTQLLGCTNATTDYSAGRSLIEPDAESWIYVGDNRIFGIYQKSEITVIDRHGKYRIYDENYEQRLRKKMSAPELVEVMREGRRLYNH is encoded by the coding sequence ATGGTCGAGCGAAAAAAAGAGATGAGTCGTGATCGTGTATCACGCTTAGTAAGTTGGGGGCATTGGTTTGCCTTCTTCAACGGCTTTCTTGCCATGATCGTGGGCGTTCGTTATCTGGACACCGTCGGTTACCCTGAAACTTGGCTTGGCTGGGGATACTTAGCCATTAGTACCATAGGTCATTTCAGTTTCTTAGCCTTTATCGTTTACTTAGTGCTGATCTTTCCTGTCACCTTATTGCTGCCTTATTCCAAAATTTTACGTGGATATGCAGCGGCTGTAGCGACATTTAGCCTTTGTATCTTGCTCTATGACACCATCATTTTTGATGATTATGGGCTTCACCTCAGTCCCTTTGTGTTCGATTTAGCATGGGCAGATTTAAATGCCTTATTACGGGCTACGTCCTATATCATTACCCCATTGGGGATAATCGCCATTGAACTGATCGCGGCGAATTTTCTTTGGAAGCGAATTGAAAAAATTCACAAAGTTCACTGCGGTAATAAAGTTGTGGCCTTTGTAGGGCTATGTTTTATCAGTAGTCATATTATCCACGTGTGGGCTGATGCTGCCGATATCAAAGAGATCACTCGACTCGATGATACTTACCCACTGTCTTACCCTGCAACGGCTCGCTCTTTTATGGAAAGCCACGGTATCGATAGCTCCAAGCAGTCGAGACATTCGTCTTCACTGAGAAGCAGCTTAATATACCCTCACCGCCCATTGCAGTGCACGAATACCAATGAGACTAAACCTAATGTACTGCTGTTAACCATAGATAGCCTCAGAGCTGACATGGTAGATGACAAAACCATGCCATTCCTCAGTCAATATGGCGATAATAATCAAAAATTTAACCATCACTTGAGTGGAGGTAATCAGTTCAATAGCGGGATGTTTTCTCTATTATACGGTCTGCAAGGCAGCTATATAAATTCCAGTGGACTCTCACAAACCTCTCCAGTGATGACGCAAACCTTTAAGCAGCAGGGTTATCAGCTAGGGCTTTTTTCCGGTGAGAATATAAATAAAATGCCACAAGCCATCTTTGATGACTTTGAACAGGTTTTATCAGCCCATAATAACAGTGACGCAGCGCAAGATATTCAAAGCATCACTCAGTTCCAAGGCTGGCAATCAGAGCAGAAAGCACCATGGTTTGGCTTGATCAACCTTAAAGCTCCCGATAGCTATGATACACCGATTGGTTTTTTAGGTATTGAAACCGTTCAGTCTGAGCAGAAGTTAAAACCAGCACAACGTGTGTTATTCAATCAATACAGACAGTCTCTCAATTTCATTGACCAACAAATTGAGAAAGTGATTAGCAGTTTACCTAAAGAGACATTTGTTATCATTACGGGTGTGAGTGGAAAGCTGTTCACCAGTAACCCCAATGAAGCCCGCAGTAATATCTCTCCAGCTAACGTCCAGGTACCTTTAATCATTCACTGGCCTCAGGTTCCAGCAAAAAACATTAATTATCGCACCAGTCATTACGGCTTAGTGCCTACATTGATGACACAGCTACTTGGCTGTACCAATGCCACCACCGATTACAGTGCTGGCAGAAGTTTAATAGAGCCTGATGCTGAATCTTGGATTTACGTAGGCGATAATCGTATCTTTGGTATTTATCAAAAATCTGAAATAACCGTGATAGACAGACATGGGAAATACCGGATCTATGATGAAAACTATGAACAACGTCTACGTAAAAAAATGAGTGCACCCGAGTTAGTTGAAGTGATGCGCGAAGGCCGCAGGTTATACAACCATTAA
- a CDS encoding 6-carboxytetrahydropterin synthase — translation MQLFVRDLTVIDFSYLCPIRGMVGESWIVDVLLDGGLDEQNMVLDFSKVKRTIKNTIDEVADHRLLIPTACSEVRWQQHGDKVFMDFHCLQGDIHLACPAQAFALIPSEIIDFDSVNAFLQKALRAELPDNVEGIALTLRNEMHEAPFYHYSHGLKKHDGNCQRIAHGHRSPINIFENGIAAPKWDEYWAKRWKDIYLGTIDDVVELNDLNLSPQAKVSPDTHYGFCYQAPQGEFQLAMPKSTCEIIPHDTTVELLAEFIANTLIEQVPNSEFKVIAYEGIGKGAISVKGSKK, via the coding sequence ATGCAACTTTTTGTTAGAGATTTAACCGTAATCGATTTTTCATACTTGTGTCCTATTCGTGGCATGGTGGGAGAAAGCTGGATAGTTGATGTTCTCCTCGATGGCGGCTTAGATGAACAAAATATGGTGCTAGACTTTTCTAAAGTTAAACGCACCATCAAGAATACAATCGATGAAGTTGCCGATCACAGGCTGCTTATCCCCACCGCCTGCAGTGAGGTTCGTTGGCAGCAACACGGCGATAAAGTCTTTATGGACTTTCACTGTCTGCAGGGTGATATTCACTTAGCATGCCCAGCTCAGGCTTTTGCCTTGATCCCCAGTGAAATTATCGATTTCGATAGCGTTAATGCCTTTCTGCAGAAAGCATTAAGAGCTGAGTTGCCTGACAATGTGGAAGGTATAGCGCTGACGCTGCGTAATGAGATGCATGAAGCGCCATTTTATCACTACTCTCATGGCCTTAAAAAGCACGATGGCAACTGTCAGCGTATTGCTCACGGTCATCGTAGCCCAATCAATATCTTCGAAAATGGCATTGCAGCACCTAAATGGGATGAATACTGGGCTAAGCGTTGGAAAGATATCTATCTCGGGACCATCGATGATGTCGTTGAGCTGAATGATTTGAACCTTTCTCCTCAAGCCAAAGTCAGTCCAGATACTCACTATGGTTTCTGTTATCAGGCGCCGCAGGGAGAGTTCCAACTCGCTATGCCTAAATCGACTTGTGAGATTATTCCACACGACACAACGGTAGAACTGCTGGCTGAATTTATTGCTAACACCTTAATAGAGCAAGTGCCAAATAGTGAGTTTAAAGTCATCGCTTATGAGGGCATAGGTAAAGGGGCTATTTCAGTGAAAGGCAGCAAGAAGTAA
- a CDS encoding YejL family protein, which yields MAIQSKYSNTQVESIIAEISAVLDKHQAPTDLRLMVLGNCVTDLLTRKVPQEARKQVTEQFSKALAQSVKG from the coding sequence ATGGCTATACAATCAAAATATTCAAACACGCAAGTTGAATCTATTATCGCTGAAATCAGTGCTGTTTTAGACAAGCATCAGGCGCCTACCGACTTAAGACTGATGGTGCTAGGTAACTGTGTGACAGACCTACTTACTCGTAAAGTGCCTCAAGAAGCAAGAAAGCAAGTCACTGAGCAATTTTCAAAAGCATTAGCGCAATCAGTAAAGGGCTAA
- a CDS encoding sensor domain-containing diguanylate cyclase has translation MIKIDNKHLKFSLLLGLLGLLINLYPLPLFGNVQLVLGNFVFIIVAILLGPWYALITAIISSIGLYISWSSPHVFILFCLEAIWLGFARRRDIYSLYADIGYWLAIGMPLFLLYISMFSTLPESHLSFTTLKQGINGLFCAAIGSLAVTVFAELWYMKGKVKDRKRRSFNSQLTYSFALVLTISLLGSALIFNHQVITKQQESLQRNLHDSVTHLGQATEVFLETHKQAISNASQWLSLSSHEVYDWQSKLIRLHNSYPGFKTMLVTDADARIIAASPLSQLGADKVANKLLSVKDRHYFQEAFFNQRVYTSPAFLGRGFGTDPIVAISAPIYQHNKLEQATGIIEGSLDLSTFAQVDNSNKVYQDQSMVIVDETDRVIYASAQLGLEPLSQFKWVESGKDYKTNLSMINLHDTENPNPEFIYDHYPLNNDWTLYVVKPFSPLLELLQSQYLTTFAVLILSLIITIVVTRVLSVRLTQPLTVIANKFAENGQTKVTDFQINEESPMEFLTLYQSIRKSKQELISYQLELEEKVAIRTFELEKANSKLQTLVEKDELTSLYNRRYAQSKFRSTQDFCQRSDEVLALAILDIDNFKSINDTYGHQGGDECLRVLAKEMKKYFKRDTDVVARYGGEEFLLILPFCNVLMIEEHLNDFKNKIKCLRIDNPHDQRQISMTVSIGALINNANFSTQLDEWFKQADLNLYQAKHQGRNKVVISMPLPLKLKDAGHPD, from the coding sequence ATGATCAAAATTGATAATAAGCATCTCAAATTTTCCTTACTTCTTGGCTTATTAGGCCTACTGATAAACCTATACCCATTGCCGCTCTTTGGTAATGTGCAACTGGTTTTAGGCAATTTTGTTTTCATCATTGTCGCCATTTTACTGGGCCCTTGGTACGCGTTGATTACCGCGATAATCAGCTCTATAGGCCTATATATATCTTGGTCCAGCCCCCATGTATTTATCCTTTTCTGCCTTGAAGCTATCTGGTTAGGTTTCGCCCGTCGCAGAGACATCTACTCCTTGTACGCTGACATAGGTTATTGGCTAGCGATTGGTATGCCCTTATTCCTACTCTATATCAGCATGTTTTCCACCTTGCCGGAAAGCCATCTATCTTTTACTACGTTAAAACAAGGTATTAACGGCTTATTTTGCGCCGCAATAGGCTCACTGGCTGTGACAGTGTTTGCTGAACTTTGGTATATGAAAGGTAAAGTAAAAGACAGAAAAAGACGCAGTTTTAATTCTCAATTGACCTATAGTTTCGCATTAGTGTTAACCATCTCACTGTTGGGCTCGGCATTGATTTTTAACCACCAAGTCATCACTAAACAACAAGAGAGTCTGCAACGAAATTTACATGACTCTGTCACCCATCTAGGCCAGGCTACTGAGGTCTTTTTAGAGACACATAAGCAAGCAATTAGCAATGCTTCCCAGTGGCTCAGTTTATCGAGTCATGAAGTTTATGATTGGCAGAGCAAATTGATCAGGCTGCACAATAGCTATCCAGGTTTTAAGACTATGCTCGTCACTGATGCCGATGCAAGGATCATTGCTGCTAGCCCTCTGTCACAACTGGGGGCCGATAAAGTAGCAAATAAGCTCCTCAGTGTTAAAGACCGCCACTATTTTCAGGAAGCTTTTTTCAACCAACGGGTCTATACCTCTCCAGCATTTCTTGGGCGTGGCTTTGGCACTGATCCTATTGTTGCTATCAGTGCCCCCATCTACCAGCATAATAAACTCGAACAAGCTACAGGCATTATTGAAGGTTCGTTAGACCTATCCACTTTTGCTCAGGTCGATAACAGTAATAAAGTCTATCAAGATCAGTCTATGGTCATCGTTGATGAAACGGATAGAGTCATTTATGCATCTGCACAGCTAGGGCTGGAGCCACTGTCGCAATTCAAATGGGTCGAGAGTGGTAAAGATTATAAAACAAACTTATCGATGATTAACTTACACGACACAGAGAACCCCAATCCTGAGTTTATTTATGATCACTACCCTCTCAACAACGATTGGACTCTTTATGTCGTCAAACCATTTTCACCGTTACTCGAACTATTACAGTCACAGTACCTGACAACTTTTGCGGTACTGATCCTATCACTCATTATCACTATTGTGGTGACGCGTGTACTCAGCGTGAGATTAACTCAACCTTTAACTGTCATTGCCAATAAGTTCGCTGAAAATGGCCAAACAAAAGTGACTGACTTTCAGATAAACGAAGAATCTCCTATGGAGTTTCTGACTCTGTATCAAAGTATTAGAAAAAGTAAGCAGGAATTGATTTCTTACCAATTAGAGCTCGAAGAGAAAGTGGCTATTCGGACGTTTGAGTTAGAAAAAGCCAATAGTAAGCTGCAAACCTTAGTTGAAAAGGATGAACTGACTTCACTCTACAATCGCCGCTATGCCCAGTCAAAATTTCGCTCGACTCAAGATTTTTGCCAACGTAGTGATGAAGTATTGGCACTTGCGATTTTAGATATCGATAACTTTAAATCCATCAATGATACGTATGGTCACCAAGGTGGTGATGAATGTTTGCGGGTACTTGCTAAGGAGATGAAAAAATATTTTAAAAGAGATACTGACGTTGTTGCCCGCTATGGTGGTGAAGAGTTTCTGCTTATCTTACCCTTTTGTAACGTGCTAATGATTGAAGAGCATTTAAATGATTTTAAAAATAAAATTAAATGTTTACGCATAGATAATCCACATGATCAACGACAAATCTCTATGACTGTGAGTATTGGTGCGTTAATCAATAATGCTAACTTCAGTACACAGTTGGATGAGTGGTTTAAACAAGCGGATCTCAACCTCTATCAAGCAAAACATCAAGGTAGAAATAAAGTGGTGATCTCAATGCCTTTACCATTAAAATTAAAAGATGCTGGCCATCCTGATTAG
- a CDS encoding M23 family metallopeptidase codes for MSFFAKCSISLSLLVTFNVFAQVELVGKMEQGALIRGQVEVGTQVFLNNEAIKVTPDGAFAFGFSREAELKQELTLIYPDGLTQIKPLRLATKQYKIDKVNGISKKIMKPDPKAVERSRKDSKQVKAARSQFSESNAFVQDFIWPLTGRISGVYGSQRVYNGKPGNPHYGVDVAAKTGTVVVAPADGVISLSVPDMFYSGGTIILDHGYGVSSSFLHLSKLYVKEGEAIKQGQPIAEVGATGRVTGPHLDWRVNWYQMRLDPVTIVPDMAEVLKK; via the coding sequence ATGTCTTTTTTTGCTAAATGCAGCATATCGTTGAGCTTGTTGGTTACTTTCAATGTATTCGCTCAGGTTGAGCTTGTCGGTAAGATGGAGCAGGGCGCCTTGATCCGTGGTCAAGTCGAGGTCGGGACGCAGGTCTTTCTGAATAATGAAGCGATTAAAGTGACCCCTGATGGCGCTTTTGCCTTCGGTTTTTCCCGTGAGGCTGAACTTAAACAAGAGCTCACGCTTATCTACCCAGATGGATTGACTCAAATTAAGCCTCTTAGGTTAGCAACAAAACAGTACAAGATAGACAAAGTGAATGGGATCAGTAAAAAGATCATGAAGCCAGATCCAAAGGCGGTAGAGCGTTCCAGAAAAGACAGTAAGCAAGTGAAAGCCGCAAGAAGTCAGTTTTCTGAGAGCAATGCTTTCGTCCAGGATTTTATTTGGCCACTCACAGGTCGGATATCAGGCGTGTATGGTAGTCAGCGCGTTTATAACGGCAAACCTGGTAATCCACATTATGGCGTCGATGTTGCGGCTAAAACCGGCACCGTAGTGGTAGCACCTGCAGATGGTGTGATCAGCTTGTCTGTGCCTGATATGTTCTATTCTGGCGGCACGATTATTCTCGACCATGGCTATGGGGTTAGTTCAAGCTTTCTCCATTTGAGTAAGCTCTATGTCAAGGAGGGCGAAGCCATCAAGCAAGGACAGCCCATTGCAGAAGTCGGTGCGACAGGCCGCGTGACCGGACCACATTTAGATTGGCGGGTTAACTGGTATCAGATGCGCCTTGATCCAGTAACCATAGTGCCTGACATGGCTGAAGTGCTCAAAAAATAG
- the yeiP gene encoding elongation factor P-like protein YeiP yields the protein MPKASDIKKNTAVELNNNVYLIRDIERSVPQGRSGGSLYRMRMYDVATGSKLDQTFKADDMVSLADLSHHDVNFSYIDGDEYVFMDTEDYTPYHFNKDTIAEELLFITEETQGLHVLTVDGVPVAIELPSHVDLVIVETDPSIKGASASARTKPATLSTGLTVQVPEYIANGEKIKINTAEHKFMSRSDSKS from the coding sequence ATGCCCAAGGCAAGTGACATTAAAAAAAATACCGCTGTCGAACTCAACAATAATGTGTATCTCATTAGAGATATTGAGCGGTCAGTTCCTCAGGGACGCTCTGGCGGTAGTTTGTATCGTATGCGTATGTACGATGTCGCTACAGGTTCTAAACTTGACCAAACGTTTAAAGCCGATGATATGGTGAGTCTTGCCGATCTGAGCCATCACGATGTGAACTTCTCTTATATTGATGGCGATGAGTATGTCTTTATGGACACAGAAGATTACACCCCGTACCACTTCAACAAAGACACTATCGCCGAAGAGTTACTGTTTATCACCGAAGAAACACAAGGGTTACATGTTTTGACCGTTGATGGCGTTCCTGTGGCCATTGAACTGCCCTCTCACGTTGATTTAGTGATTGTAGAAACAGATCCTTCTATCAAGGGAGCTTCAGCGAGCGCACGCACTAAGCCTGCAACCCTATCTACGGGCCTAACTGTACAAGTACCTGAATATATTGCTAATGGCGAGAAAATTAAGATAAACACTGCCGAGCATAAATTCATGAGCCGCTCTGACTCTAAAAGTTAA
- a CDS encoding cytochrome c3 family protein: MKYLTMIAALAFAGSAMAVDCTDCHEKIDVTMHTEEAATIATCNDCHDFNDAHELDMDMHTPDLTIAECADCHE, encoded by the coding sequence ATGAAATATTTAACAATGATCGCCGCGTTAGCGTTTGCTGGTTCAGCTATGGCTGTTGATTGTACCGATTGTCACGAGAAAATTGATGTAACAATGCATACAGAAGAAGCCGCTACCATAGCAACGTGTAATGATTGCCATGACTTTAACGATGCTCATGAGCTCGATATGGACATGCATACGCCAGATCTGACTATTGCTGAATGTGCCGATTGTCACGAGTAA
- the yejK gene encoding nucleoid-associated protein YejK: MSINVEQAIIHSITQNSEGQLSCRLRPQPLLNGEAVEAMLDELHQTYTTKAGKGFGYFGTHGEDGEANPKFMQALTEYRNGELGFVEFSGVAGKLLQEELSKYDFSQGGFLLLSCYTHMTSDYLYVSLLNAKSSMTVLDDMELSQNTHLDLKDVQLAARIDLTEWQADEGSRKYISFIRGRAGRKVADFFLDFMGCVEGVNTKAQNKQLMNAVEDFVSSSELTKDERQQCREKVFDYCTERCDVGADIEIKDLADELADSGMESFYDFAQSGEYELEDEFPGDKPTLRQLKKFSGTGGGVTLSFDGAHLGERVMYDPISDTIMIKGVPANLKDQLDRRLKGGQ; the protein is encoded by the coding sequence ATGAGCATAAACGTCGAACAAGCCATTATCCATTCCATCACACAAAATAGTGAAGGACAGCTAAGCTGCCGTTTACGTCCCCAACCTTTGTTAAACGGTGAGGCTGTTGAAGCCATGCTGGATGAGTTGCACCAAACTTATACAACAAAAGCGGGTAAAGGTTTTGGCTACTTTGGCACTCATGGCGAAGATGGAGAAGCGAACCCTAAGTTTATGCAGGCGTTAACTGAATACCGTAATGGTGAACTGGGTTTCGTCGAGTTTTCAGGGGTTGCGGGTAAGCTGTTACAAGAGGAATTATCTAAGTATGACTTTAGCCAGGGCGGCTTCCTGCTTTTGTCTTGCTATACCCATATGACCAGTGACTACTTGTATGTGTCTTTGCTGAATGCAAAATCATCAATGACAGTACTTGATGATATGGAGCTTTCACAAAATACTCATCTGGATTTAAAAGATGTGCAACTTGCAGCTCGCATCGATCTGACAGAGTGGCAGGCAGATGAAGGTTCACGTAAATATATCTCATTTATTCGCGGACGAGCAGGTCGTAAAGTCGCTGATTTTTTCCTTGATTTTATGGGCTGTGTGGAAGGTGTTAATACTAAAGCACAGAACAAACAGCTGATGAATGCCGTTGAAGACTTTGTTTCTAGCAGTGAGCTGACTAAAGATGAGCGTCAACAGTGTCGCGAAAAAGTCTTCGATTACTGCACTGAGCGATGTGACGTCGGCGCCGATATTGAGATTAAAGATCTCGCCGATGAATTGGCTGATAGTGGTATGGAATCATTTTATGATTTTGCTCAAAGCGGTGAGTATGAGCTTGAAGATGAATTTCCTGGCGATAAGCCGACCTTACGTCAACTGAAGAAGTTTTCCGGTACCGGTGGTGGCGTGACGCTTAGTTTCGATGGTGCACATCTTGGTGAGCGGGTAATGTACGATCCTATTTCAGATACCATCATGATCAAAGGTGTGCCAGCTAACCTCAAAGATCAACTCGACCGTCGTCTGAAAGGTGGGCAGTAA